TTTATTTGACTTATCCACCTGCACATTGATTAATGGAACCGAAGTaccaagtttgtttttttcttttgtgcacgGCCGAATGCTAACAGCGCGAACAGATATGCTCTAGCTATGGCTTTAAGTTCTCTTTCTGTTTAACAGCATGATTACAATTGACAGTCGGCGTTGCTCCGTATTCGTGGCATGCGAGTTTAATGAACTAGTTCATTATACTAGCATATATAGTGTATAGTAAACTAGTACAATCAAGACAAGCAACAATTTTGAGCCCACAGGCTTAGCCCACAACAACAGTACAATGTTTACCTTCAAAGCACGCATTGTAAAATTACTTTCCTTCGgccgtgcaatttttttttccacctctcaTCATCTATTCTCTAATGATAGAAGCCTCACTTCCAATTACTAATTTTTAGGCACCTAAACACAATTTTGCGTTACATATAAATTTCTGCCAAATTCGTCGTTAACTACTTGATTCTGTGCTTTATTTCATATAGCAGCCTTAGTCACTTATGCGCTGTTTCTTTAAGTCCAGCATTTGTCCTGTACTGAAGATTcccgaagcaagaaaaaaatacagtTGTCTTAAGGCTCATTCTACTACTTTTCAAACCGTAAAAATTATATAATTGTGCACTGAATTTCAAAGGCCTGTATAACATCGGTTTTGAAAACATTTCATCGCTGGAAATAACCGAGTTttccctcatcatcatcagcagcctgactacgcccactagaAATTATAAGCTACCCAGAGCGAAAGATGAAACTCCAAATACCAAGAGGAACCGTTCCTCAAGATGGGGGGAAAGAAGTCGTCTACTCTGATTGCATCGCGGGCAAGAAATTCTCGTTTTCTCTTCACTGAAAAGACAGCTTCGAAGTGGGTGCTGGCAAGTTTTCCCCTTTCATTATTCCGTTTTCGATTCTAAGTCGTGTAGTATATGCCCGAGACAACTTCTCCTCAAAGTATTATTTTAATTTTGCACTCAAGCCGTTATTCACCAAATAATCTGAACTTTGCAGCTTCTTCTCATCTTTGTTTTCAGTACACGCATAATCTAAGGAATCACACGCCGGAACACCTCCTCTCAAAATTGGTTACATCTCTTTTAACGATGTAGCAAGCTAGGCCGATCCTGCAGCTACACTAATTACATATTAGATTATACGGATTGTTTGTGTCGAGAGCGGCAGAAATGCGTTCCACGAAAATAGCAACGATAAAAATTCCCTCAGACAAACGTTAACAGAGTGTGCCGCCATACAGCTTCCAGATATGGCGGCACCCATCGCGGGGCTATTACGCTTATGAAAAGCGAAGCGCATCGCCGCGATGGAAAGCAGGCGCAACAGAAgaacggcagaaaaaaaagaagaaacgagaGGGCATGCGAGCATGCTAAACATCGCGGTGACCAACATCATTGCGTAAGGTAGATTCCTTTGTTAGTTATAATTATCTTCAACTTTTCCACTACAACAAAATTTCACCTGTGTTAATCTTAACTGCTCCTAATGTTGGAGTGTGCAAGGCACCCTGGTCAATACCCCACTGTGGGTGTGTGTCGTTCCTCCAGACGCCAACAACAATGACTCTAGTACTGAATTGAGCAGGGAACCGGTGGTGTCTTACCTGCACTTCGGAACAGGCAGAACACATATGCAGCTCCGAATGTCTCATCAACTTGGAATGATGTGAGCGGCTGAATTCTCCACCTCGCCTTCGACATGGTCCGTCTTAGATCTGCCTCCATCCGTAGCGAGATCTTTGATTACGCCTGTAACAAGCATCAGTTTACTTCCAAGCATGAGTGCAAAGAGCAGTTTCCACGTAGAAAAGAGCAGCACGCATGCGCACGGATGGCCCTAACAAAGCGAACGCGCCACATATTTGAAATTCCTGAGGagtgtttcagaaaaaaaagttcaccaataCTTAATGCTTCTTGAAAATTTTTGCTTCAAAGCAACAATAACCAGAAAACTTTAATTTCATCTCATCCGAGTTTTATCCAAGGTCCTTTTGGACAGCCTTTTAAAAAACAACCGCCGGCAATTGAACAATTTTCTTTTCCTAAACATGAGGGACCTTCGTGCTGGAGGCAATGATAGGAAATTAAAAGCTGTTATAATTGTTAGGCTAACGAATGCGCATACAACGCTCTTTTCTGTAGCGCTTCGGAAGTTTTCTTTATCGCATCAATGATGAATGATGCCTGCACAAAAGAAACAACTGGAACGCAAAACCAACCTGTTAATTAGACAGCGCACGCAAGACGGAAGCCCAGGTCTTTTGGGGCAGGGAATGTCTGCTTGCGTAAACGAATATACGAAATTTCTTTCCCGTTACCCATGGGCCACTTCTATCTTCTTCTATTCATAAACACACGCCAAGTAACCCGAGGGCGCGCTTAGGCCTGCAGACTGTGTCCCGCTGGAATGATTAGGCTAATGGACGTTGGCAGAGAATTAGAAAATAAAGAGAAGCACGTCATCAGcgcatgtgtaaacactgctatGTTTCGACCCTGCCTGGCGGCTGCAGTCGTGTCACACCCTTTCtccaacagatgagaacaggcgTTCTCAGGACTCTTGCATTCAGCGGATATTCGGAGCAGAGAAGGCTGCCTTTGAGCAGGTTCCTCTTGCATTGTGACATGGTCAGGCTCCGGTCTGTGTCTATCGAAATCGGAATCTTCGACAACGGCTCATTCGTGGATGGCTTCAGCATCATCAGCAGGTTCCACCGGTGCATCGGCTACTCCTTCGTCCCCTGGAAGAACCTGAATGGCGAAGCCGGAGTGTCAGCTACCATCCTCACCCCCTACTTGGCCTTCGCCGTGCTGTCCTGGAGCTTGTTTGCTTTCTTCTTGATTCATGACACCTGCCTCGTCTACTTATCGGAACACGATGAGGAGGGAAAGCCATATCGCGATTTCGAAAaatgggtcatcatcatcatcctcgtcGGTCGTTATTTGGGTGTGCAAGTGGCTAACATTGTGACGCTTGTTGTCTACTCTCGCGAACTCTGCGAAGTCGTAAAGAAGATGCAAGCTATCGAATCGACGTTCCAGCGCCCAACGCGTCTCCGACAAACGGCTAAGTGTATTATCGCCCTGAACGTGGTCTTCTCGGTGGTGGCACTATTCTCGATTTCCGATGATATCGCTTTGCTCGATGGCTACATGGAACCGGTTCATATGAAAGTTATTTACGGTGTGATCGGCCTCGTGTATTCAGAGACAGTCTGCTTGATTGGCTTTAGCTGGGTCATGTACTTCAGTCGCGCCTTCGCCTCCTTTCTCCGGTGCATCAACGAAGACATCGAAAGCCTTGGTTTCGATCAGCCGCTGTCGCGTTCCAAGCTGGCAACTCAACACGCACGGTTTTGTGAACTTTGGTACACCTTTGTGCAGTGCGACAAAATCTTCAGTGTGGGTCTTCTAATCGCCATTCCACTTGACATCCTGAACGTTTTACCATGGGGGCATGGTATCCTAACGCCACGCAGGTCTTTTCTGGACTTAATAACGGACATTGTGGGCTTGATCACCTTTTGTGCAGAGCTGTTTGTCCTGGGCGCATACTGTGGCGCTGCTCTGAACGAGGTAAGATGAATAGAAAAACAATGCTTTTCACACGTAACTGCTTATATTGGTGTTAAGTTATACAGTGGTTTGTACGTGATATTCAGAAAACCATTGCACATACAAAACGCATTCTTGAGTATGAGTAGTGTGTTCGTTTTTGACGACATACGGTATATAACATAGCTTCGCACCGCATTAACATAGGCTGCGTCGATAAAAAAAATGTCGATAGATTTAACTTTGAAAGTTTGCTTTTGGTGTGGTGCATACGAAATTCATACTGAAGGTGCGAGGCAGTGTGCTCCGAAGTTATGACAAATGAATTCAGATTGCATTACTGCTAAAATTTAATGTCTTTCTTGGAAAATTCGATGAATGCGTCAAATGGTGCTTAATGGTGAGGCACTGAAATAACAACTTGAAAACACAAAAGAATGATCCTTTCCTTTTAGGACGTCGTGTACCTTCACTCCGGTCTTTTGTAATGGGCAATCAGAATTGCCCAATGCAGGTTTAAGGTATTCACTATTTATTGCTTTTAATTCAATCCCAAAATGCGAAACACAGTCCAGGTCTTTCGGCAGGGAATGCCTGCTTGCGTAAACGAATATAAGAAATTTGTTTAACGTTCTCTAATGCTTCATTTACTCTGGTCTCTAGATTGTCAGAGTCTCTTCCACAACATTGAATTTTTGAGCCTCTGGACGCATCCACACACTTTTAAGCGCAAAGGCACCCTGAAACATATTTTGAGGGGAGTACACAAACCAGctgtcactgcattgtgttgtcgcCACCACCGGCTACCAACGCGCGCGGGAATTCGGTGGACGAAACTtcctgacccaccagagtgaTGCGGCTGACTAGCCGCAGCCATGGTAGTTGCGTGACCCCTGATAGAGTCTAACCAACTGCTGTGTTTTAAACCTGCATGCGCAGACAACCGACACAGTGGAGCGCGAGAGTTTCAAAACACCCGGCGGAGAAGCGCCTACCTATCAGCGtgcgaaaagtgacgagaggacGAGCAAATGCGCAAAGACGCTGACACTGACgcttgactacagataactcagcttgtACCCAACGAATTAAAAAAATAGTTGCTGTGGAACATTCGTGAAGCGCCATGCTTTAACATTCTGCGTATACCACCAGTAAGGTTTACGGAACATATTAGATAACAAAATTATTTTAAATTCAAAGACTTTGTCGCTCGACAAAATGTGGCTGCattgtgcgaaaatacatgcgcttttgaaagcatgcaggcaaagcaaccctgcAGTTCAcgcaactagtcgaaaaagcctaATTTTGTCTATCCACAGCGCaaagggtaatcgtgttttcaaaattctaaaaactgatattgcaATCACTAACGACCGGCTCCAAATCTCTGATTGCATCTAGGAGTCTAACTCTACGagttgaaaagttaattattaaaaattacttaaccagcttactacttaagacactttaccggctttctggtgtccgccaacgctggcaatGCTACTCTGCGAAACCCatattttaccccaaaaagcttCTTTTAGAAAATTTTGGAAAGTTCGCTGAAGCGGCCGGTATATCTATATAATGAAAAACTGCGCTTTGACGTTCAGTTTAAAAGGTCGCGGACATCGTCTTTTTCCTACACTGCAGTCCAAGTTTGCTCTTTTGTATTATTCTTCTAAACCATGGTCGATGCAGCATAGCTTGACCTTTTTTCCTTGGGGAATTCCGCGCAAAAAGTAAAcacatatgatatatcaacccaAAATAAACAATCATTTCTCACTGCTTGTTGTGGCCTTGGTCTTCTTGTGTTTTCTTTCTGCTTGGGCTGAATTAATTCATAGCAACATAGTTACGACAAGGCAGACTTCTGAGTACTTTTGCAGTGCATAACTTGCTTTCTTTATCATGCCTGACGCCGCAATCAAACCCAGTGTTGCCACCTCTTCGAAAACCGAGATATGTGCAAAACAGTCAGCAGTGGTGCGCACCAAAAACAAGTACCGAACATTGACTTTGGAAGGGTAACGTTAGCACCGTTGTGCATTGCAGTTGAGTTAAGTTGAGGTGttaaatgctacaggtggggttagccttgctttatctgctggcagttgctccaccgtagcgtctcttgtatattaacaatgtcctaaagcctgtcgcatctaccccgctatgcacACAGTCTCTTGTAATAacacacattctctcccacagtcaccatctatgcacacaatcaatccacacagttcacatccaagtccactccagaagtcaccatctatgcacatattcagtcacagtagaacataggccattgtagtgctacaatccatacacacattcactcacagtataacgtagtccactccggaagacaccatctacgcacatattcaatcacagtacgccatagtccgttcctgctgtcaccatttaaaaacaagattcgtgtcctgcagaaatgttaaaagaaggcgtgcagcctcccttctgcatgcctggtttccactcgggtagacaacgtcctgaactgtactgtgacgggttcctgtcttcttgaaggaagcgaacatcccatacctttccgcgttgtattctgggcagtacataatataatgtttgaTATCCCCGCACGCACTACATAAAGAGCAAAGAGGAGACGATGTTATGCCCGTCTTATGAATttatgcaggagtgcgagcagaggccgtgcgaattcgatgtagaagggtcgcctgagatcttcccagtcccttggtcacacatggcttgtgggacgcactccacagggtactgaaatgatcgagcaccgttttcctgtatagactttttccatcttgaggtgcTTTCTTTGATGGGATCCTTGAGAAAgttttatgggcgagattgtctgccacctcattaccgttgactcctatgtgagagggcacccattggataTGTAGAGTAAAGCCTTTGCTGTGctgattctgcaccaagcgcagagagcttatagacaaaacatcagtagggaatccgcgctctaacctttgaagggaaGATTTTGAATAAAATAGGATGACAAccggttgagccggacaagaccctaacttccataAAGCT
The genomic region above belongs to Amblyomma americanum isolate KBUSLIRL-KWMA chromosome 9, ASM5285725v1, whole genome shotgun sequence and contains:
- the LOC144103638 gene encoding uncharacterized protein LOC144103638; the encoded protein is MVRLRSVSIEIGIFDNGSFVDGFSIISRFHRCIGYSFVPWKNLNGEAGVSATILTPYLAFAVLSWSLFAFFLIHDTCLVYLSEHDEEGKPYRDFEKWVIIIILVGRYLGVQVANIVTLVVYSRELCEVVKKMQAIESTFQRPTRLRQTAKCIIALNVVFSVVALFSISDDIALLDGYMEPVHMKVIYGVIGLVYSETVCLIGFSWVMYFSRAFASFLRCINEDIESLGFDQPLSRSKLATQHARFCELWYTFVQCDKIFSVGLLIAIPLDILNVLPWGHGILTPRRSFLDLITDIVGLITFCAELFVLGAYCGAALNEAKKTWDVLTKLLVSQEHTPEVREQIQEFRHTCQNQDFSFSACGFFKVGPPLIVSIASAIITYTVIFYQSDNSSSYAASAPMNVTWG